GATTCATAGATATTTCTACGATAATTACTATTTTTCGACTGACGCTCCCTGCGTTTTTTTCACCAGTATTTTATCATGACAGACTCAACCAAACCAAGTATTGACGGAGAAAACAATCGGCTTGCCCAGCTTCAGGCGTACATTGGAAAGCCGGCCAGTGAAAGCAAGTCGCCGGTTGGGCGATGGCTTAACGGAACGCTGATCGACGTCCGCGAGGGAAGTATGGAAGTCGAATTTACAGTCCGCGAAGACATGACAAATCCGATGGGCGGGTTACACGGGGGTATCGCTGCGACGATCCTCGATGAAGTAGTCGGGACGATGGTGTATGCATTAGGTCGCGAATTCGCATTTGTTTCGGTAAACCTGAATTGCGATTTCCTGCATGGAGCCAAAGTGGGTGATGTAATTACTGCCAAATCCTGGGTGGTCAGGTCGGGTAAAAATATCATTCATGTCGAGGGTAAGATCG
This Dyadobacter sp. UC 10 DNA region includes the following protein-coding sequences:
- a CDS encoding PaaI family thioesterase; the protein is MTDSTKPSIDGENNRLAQLQAYIGKPASESKSPVGRWLNGTLIDVREGSMEVEFTVREDMTNPMGGLHGGIAATILDEVVGTMVYALGREFAFVSVNLNCDFLHGAKVGDVITAKSWVVRSGKNIIHVEGKIVDTEGKIIAKCSSNMIQTNFRIPF